From Amphiprion ocellaris isolate individual 3 ecotype Okinawa chromosome 10, ASM2253959v1, whole genome shotgun sequence, one genomic window encodes:
- the agxtb gene encoding alanine--glyoxylate and serine--pyruvate aminotransferase b produces MQRALFSRSALLAQQAAAALDSPLAARSAPLLQRLERSMSSVTIPPPACMLRPLEAPLRYLFGPGPSNVPPRVLAAGGRPIIGHLHPEMYEIMNDIKKGIQYAFQTENNMTISMSGSGHAAMECAVFNTVEPGESVLVAINGIWGERVAEIAERMGANVHRMVKTPGGYFTNKEIEQAMQKHKPVLFFLTHGESSAGLCHPIDGIGDICRKHDCLFLVDTVASLGAAPIFMDKQNIDILYTGSQKALNAPPGTAPISFNDRACHKMFNRKTKPVSYLFDMTHLSNYWGCDGKPARAYHHTGPVSGFFALRESLAILAERGLEESWRKHKEVAAYLYRGLEDLGIKLFIPERDLRLPSVTTIAIPKGYDWREMLAYIMKHHQMEMTGGLGPSIGMVMRIGLMGYNCEKSNADMALHALADALKNCRKSKA; encoded by the exons ATGCAGCGGGCCTTGTTCAGCCGCAGCGCGCTGCTCGCCCAGCAGGCAGCAGCGGCCCTCGACAGTCCTCTGGCCGCCAGGAGCGCGCCGCTGCTGCAGCGCCTGGAGCGCTCCATGTCCTCCGTCACCATCCCGCCGCCAGCATGCATGCTGCGGCCGCTGGAAGCGCCTCTCCGTTACCTGTTTGGACCGGGACCCTCCAACGTTCCTCCACGTGTCTTAGCTGCAGGCGGCAGGCCGATTATTGGTCACCTGCACCCAGAAATGTATGAG ATTATGAATGACATCAAGAAGGGGATCCAGTACGCCTTTCAGACAGAGAACAACATGACGATATCTATGAGCGGCTCCGGGCACGCGGCTATGGAGTGTGCGGTGTTCAACACGGTGGAGCCCGGAGAGAGCGTGCTCGTGGCCATTAACGGCATCTGGGGAGAGCGTGTTGCAGAAATTGCAGAGAGAATGG GTGCCAACGTTCACAGAATGGTAAAAACACCTGGAGGATATTTCACCAATAAGGAAATTGAGCAG GCCATGCAAAAACACAAGCCGGTCTTGTTCTTCCTCACACATGGAGAGTCATCTGCTGGTCTCTGTCACCCAATAGACGGCATTGGAGACATCTGCAGAAA ACATGACTGCCTCTTCCTGGTCGACACAGTCGCTTCACTTGGAGCTGCACCAATTTTTATGGACAAGCAAA ATATTGACATCCTTTACACTGGTTCTCAGAAAGCACTGAATGCACCTCCAGGCACAGCACCCATCTCTTTTAATGACAGAGCATG CCACAAGATGtttaacaggaaaacaaaaccagTATCCTACCTCTTCGATATGACACATCTGTCCAACTACTGGGGTTGTGACGGTAAACCAGCCAGAGC ATATCATCACACTGGTCCAGTATCTGGATTCTTCGCCCTGAGAGAGAGTCTGGCAATTCTTGCTGAGAGG GGGCTGGAGGAGTCCTGGAGGAAACACAAGGAGGTGGCAGCCTACCTGTACAGAGGGCTGGAGGATCTGGGCATCAAGCTCTTCATCCCTGAAAGA GATTTGAGGCTTCCCTCTGTCACTACCATTGCCATCCCCAAAGGTTATGATTGGAGGGAGATGCTGGCCTACATCATGAAACACCACCAGATGGAGATGACGGGAGGACTGGGCCCTTCCATCGGCATG GTGATGAGGATCGGACTGATGGGATACAACTGTGAGAAGAGTAATGCTGACATGGCGCTGCACGCCTTGGCAGATGCTCTCAAGAACTGCAGAAAGAGCAAGGCTTAA
- the thap4 gene encoding THAP domain-containing protein 4 has protein sequence MACPVNHSVELNPGLLPLDWLLGTWECDEPGEGCFPTIKPFRYTETLHFSHVGQPVINFMFNAFHAESKKPLHRECGFIRMQPGTNRVAFIIAQNSGLVEIEEGELTGQQLNLQSQSLARVSFAREPHVQQICRVFQLRPDGKLEQTVSMATDNQPLVQHLHIVYRRAS, from the exons ATGGCGTGTCCTGTGAATCACTCGG TGGAGCTGAACCCGGGCCTCCTCCCTCTCGACTGGCTGCTGGGTACCTGGGAGTGTGATGAACCAGGGGAGGGCTGCTTTCCCACCATTAAACCTTTCCGCTACACAGAGACGCTGCACTTCAGCCATGTGGGGCAACCAGTTATCAACTTCAT GTTCAATGCGTTTCATGCAGAGTCTAAAAAGCCTCTGCACAGAGAGTGTGGTTTCATTCGAATGCAGCCGGGGACAAACAGAGTGGCATTCATCATCGCACAGAACTCAG GTCTGGTGGAGATTGAGGAGGGAGAGCTGACAGGGCAGCAGCTGAACCTGCAGTCCCAGTCTCTAGCCAGAGTCTCTTTTGCCAGGGAGCCTCATGTACAGCAG ATTTGTCGAGTGTTTCAGCTACGACCTGATGGGAAGCTGGAACAGacagtttccatggcaacagacAACCAGCCACTGGTGCAGCACTTGCACATCGTTTACCGCCGGGCATCTTGA
- the bokb gene encoding bcl-2-related ovarian killer protein homolog B: MEVLRRSSVFAAEVLDVFDRSLTEKELVSQSKALCRDYILSRLNQNGLGWSKTEINFGPSNAALAEVSLVLLCLGDELECIQPSLYRNVARQLNISVAMENMVSDAFIGVATEIFSAGITWGKVVSMYAVAGALAVDCVRQGHPTTVHILVDSLGQFVRKFLVPWLKRRGGWAEITKCVVKKDLTPEQNWFSSTVESLTYFLTTMYVYIMKEP, encoded by the exons ATGGAGGTGCTGCGTCGGTCCTCTGTGTTTGCTGCAGAGGTGCTGGATGTGTTTGACCGATCGCTGACTGAGAAGGAGCTGGTGTCCCAGTCCAAAGCTCTGTGCAGAGACTACATCCTGTCCAGACTCAACCAGAACGGGCTGGGATGGTCTAAAACTGAGATCAACTTTGGTCCGTCCAATGCAGCGCTGGCCGAGGTGTCTCTGGTGCTTCTCTGTCTCG GCGACGAGCTGGAGTGTATACAGCCCAGTCTGTACAGGAACGTGGCGCGGCAGCTCAACAtttctgttgccatggagaacATGGTTTCGGATGCCTTCATTGGCGTGGCAACGGAGATCTTCTCTGCAG gtaTAACATGGGGTAAGGTGGTATCCATGTACGCAGTAGCTGGAGCCCTGGCAGTCGACTGTGTCAGACAAGGCCATCCAACCACAGTACACATCTTAGTGGACAGTCTGGGACAGTTTGTTCGCAAATTCCTGGTTCCCTGGCTGAAAAGACGAGGAGGATGG GCTGAGATTACAAAATGTGTGGTGAAGAAGGATCTCACCCCTGAACAAAACTGGTTCTCCTCTACTGTGGAGTCTCTCACGTACTTCCTGACCACAATGTACGTCTACATCATGAAGGAGCCGTGA